A genome region from Bifidobacterium coryneforme includes the following:
- the dapC gene encoding succinyldiaminopimelate transaminase encodes MGFQTFSSPYDWSRIDRYRRIASAVPGGVADLSVGSPVDPVPDSVQDALARSADGKDAHGYPATIGSPVLRQALKDWFRSERGVDLDSCGASLLPTVGSKEAVSLMASLLHLGEGDVVVQPAVSYPTYAIGTQLSGARVVTVDDPADVESWVSIPGVRAIWVNSPSNPTGAVLDAEDLAAIVRAARSIGAVVLSDECYALLTWTPGGPAGEPAPCILDPEVCQGSADGLICLYSLSKQSNMAGYRSAFMAGDPNLLGPMTTYRKQIGMIISGPVQAAMVAALADRQEVRIQRDRYFRRLSILVDALRSFGYQATMPQGGLYLWVRSRGGDCWEDMETLASLGILPSPGEFYGDSSHLRLSTTVSDAVMDQVADRLGS; translated from the coding sequence GTGGGTTTTCAGACCTTTTCATCTCCCTACGACTGGTCGCGCATAGATCGCTACCGCCGGATTGCATCGGCTGTGCCCGGAGGCGTGGCCGATCTCTCGGTCGGGTCTCCTGTGGATCCTGTTCCGGACTCCGTCCAGGACGCCCTGGCCCGTTCCGCAGACGGAAAAGATGCCCACGGATACCCCGCAACCATCGGCAGTCCTGTACTTCGCCAGGCCTTGAAGGACTGGTTCAGGAGTGAGCGCGGCGTCGATCTGGACTCCTGCGGGGCATCCCTTTTGCCTACGGTCGGGTCCAAGGAGGCCGTCTCCCTCATGGCCTCGCTCCTCCACCTGGGGGAGGGGGACGTGGTGGTCCAACCCGCAGTCTCCTACCCGACCTACGCCATAGGTACCCAATTATCCGGTGCTCGCGTGGTCACGGTGGACGACCCGGCCGATGTGGAATCCTGGGTGTCCATCCCCGGGGTCAGGGCCATCTGGGTCAACTCCCCGTCCAATCCGACCGGTGCTGTGCTCGATGCCGAGGATCTTGCCGCCATTGTCCGCGCGGCCCGCTCCATCGGTGCCGTCGTGCTGAGTGACGAGTGCTATGCCCTCCTGACCTGGACTCCTGGGGGTCCGGCAGGGGAACCTGCCCCCTGCATCCTCGATCCTGAGGTCTGCCAGGGGTCTGCTGATGGTCTGATATGCCTCTATTCCTTGTCCAAGCAGTCCAACATGGCCGGCTACCGCTCCGCCTTCATGGCGGGCGATCCGAATCTGCTCGGACCGATGACCACCTACCGCAAGCAGATCGGGATGATTATCAGCGGCCCTGTTCAGGCGGCCATGGTCGCGGCTTTGGCCGACCGGCAGGAGGTCCGTATTCAGCGTGACAGGTATTTCCGCCGCCTCAGTATCCTGGTCGATGCCCTGCGGTCATTCGGGTATCAGGCGACCATGCCCCAGGGTGGCCTCTACCTTTGGGTCAGGTCCCGTGGCGGGGATTGCTGGGAGGATATGGAGACCCTGGCGAGTCTGGGTATCCTGCCCAGCCCGGGGGAGTTCTATGGGGATTCCTCCCATCTGCGCCTCTCCACGACTGTCAGTGATGCCGTCATGGACCAGGTGGCGGACCGGCTCGGCAGCTGA
- the fdxA gene encoding ferredoxin: MTYVIAQPCVDVRDKACVDECPVDCIYEGVRSLYINPNECVDCGACEPVCPVEAIFYEDDLPDEWAWYKDAANDFFAEVGDAGGAAAAGAYDHDPEKVAALPPQK; encoded by the coding sequence ATGACGTACGTCATCGCCCAGCCCTGTGTTGATGTCAGGGACAAGGCATGCGTGGACGAATGCCCGGTCGACTGCATCTACGAGGGAGTGCGCTCGCTCTACATCAACCCGAATGAGTGTGTTGACTGTGGTGCCTGTGAACCCGTCTGCCCGGTTGAGGCTATTTTCTACGAGGATGATCTTCCTGACGAGTGGGCCTGGTACAAGGATGCCGCCAATGACTTCTTCGCCGAGGTCGGAGACGCCGGCGGGGCTGCTGCGGCCGGGGCCTACGATCACGATCCCGAAAAGGTGGCGGCTCTGCCTCCTCAGAAGTGA
- a CDS encoding amino acid permease encodes MELFRKKSVEQTLAETGEEGRSLKRTLSTWDLAIMAVAVAVGAGIFSVGAQAAAFHAGPAVIISFVIAGVVCASAVMCYAEFASMIPVSGSAYTFTYTTIGELVAWIIGWDLILEMLMAASVISKYWGVYLNDFIHLMGGESFSTSFHLGSFEIDLAPLVVVTLFTVLLVLGTKLSARFDGALTVLKIGIVVFVIVVGFFYIKAENYHPFIPPAEPAADVPGATVSGIMGQPLWQWASGMQPTIYGISGILSGAALVFFAFVGFDIVATTSEEAKEPHKTIPRGIGLGMLIVIVLYILVAIVTTGMVSYKDLAQSKSPSLATGFEMVGASWAAKIISFGIVIGLTTVVMVLLLGLTRIVFAMSRDGLLPRSFSKTGKHGTPARIQIAGGILVAIVASCFQIDVLSDMVNIGTLSAFLLVAISLPIMRKRRPDLPRSFKMPGNPWVPILIALACLWLMLNLTVLTWIRFVVWLACGFAIYFCYSYRHSRLGQHRLSGEVPESTLAGIED; translated from the coding sequence ATGGAACTTTTCAGGAAAAAGTCGGTTGAGCAGACCCTTGCCGAAACCGGGGAGGAGGGACGCTCCCTGAAACGAACCCTGTCCACCTGGGACCTGGCCATCATGGCGGTGGCCGTGGCGGTCGGTGCGGGTATCTTCTCGGTGGGTGCCCAGGCGGCGGCCTTCCATGCCGGTCCAGCCGTCATCATCTCCTTTGTCATCGCGGGTGTCGTCTGTGCCTCTGCCGTCATGTGCTATGCGGAGTTCGCCTCGATGATTCCCGTATCGGGGTCCGCCTATACCTTCACCTACACCACAATCGGCGAGCTGGTGGCCTGGATCATCGGCTGGGATCTGATCCTGGAAATGCTGATGGCCGCCTCGGTCATCTCCAAGTACTGGGGTGTCTACCTGAACGATTTCATCCACCTGATGGGTGGGGAATCCTTCTCCACCAGTTTCCATCTTGGTTCCTTCGAGATTGATCTGGCTCCTCTGGTGGTCGTGACCCTCTTCACGGTTCTCCTCGTTTTGGGCACCAAGTTGTCGGCACGGTTCGACGGGGCCCTGACCGTCCTGAAGATCGGCATCGTGGTCTTCGTCATCGTCGTCGGCTTCTTCTACATCAAGGCCGAGAATTACCATCCCTTCATCCCGCCTGCCGAACCCGCAGCCGACGTGCCTGGAGCCACGGTCTCGGGCATCATGGGCCAGCCCCTCTGGCAGTGGGCATCGGGCATGCAACCGACCATCTACGGCATATCCGGCATCCTCTCCGGGGCTGCCCTGGTCTTCTTCGCCTTCGTGGGCTTCGATATCGTGGCCACCACGTCCGAGGAGGCCAAGGAACCGCACAAGACCATCCCCAGGGGCATCGGTCTGGGCATGCTGATTGTCATCGTCCTCTACATCCTGGTCGCCATCGTCACCACGGGCATGGTCTCCTATAAGGACCTGGCCCAATCCAAGAGCCCCTCACTGGCCACCGGCTTCGAGATGGTGGGAGCCTCCTGGGCAGCCAAGATCATCTCCTTCGGCATCGTCATCGGACTGACTACCGTGGTCATGGTCCTCCTGCTGGGATTGACCCGTATCGTCTTCGCCATGAGCCGTGATGGTCTCCTGCCCAGGTCCTTCTCCAAGACAGGCAAGCACGGCACCCCCGCCCGCATCCAGATTGCCGGGGGCATCCTGGTTGCCATTGTGGCCTCCTGCTTCCAGATCGATGTCCTCTCCGACATGGTCAACATCGGCACCCTTTCCGCCTTCCTCCTGGTGGCCATCTCCCTGCCGATCATGCGCAAGCGCCGCCCCGACCTGCCACGGTCATTCAAGATGCCTGGGAATCCCTGGGTCCCCATCCTGATTGCCCTGGCCTGCCTGTGGCTCATGCTCAATCTGACGGTTCTGACCTGGATTCGTTTCGTGGTCTGGCTGGCCTGCGGCTTTGCCATCTACTTCTGCTACTCCTATAGGCACTCCCGCCTGGGTCAGCACCGCTTGTCCGGCGAAGTCCCCGAGTCCACCTTGGCGGGCATCGAGGATTAG
- the uxaC gene encoding glucuronate isomerase codes for MAFLDDDYLLGTQLSRELFHDVAEDLPLVDYHCHLRAKEIYEDPHFDNIVDAWLTDGHNYGDHYKWRLERANGVPERLITGDGDPWDKFLAYARTMEQAVGSPVYIWTHMELRRYFGISEPLTVGTARSIFERTNEQLADPGFSRRALLRRMKAKVICTTDSPEDSLEYHERFGDEGESFRMVPAFRPDEALNPVSSRYGRWVGTMESVCGRSMNSFGDLVDALRERVDYFHEHGSRLADHGVDAVEFAPATGEELDVIFNKVKAGRELDGRERAQYRAALLLELMRVYKNKGWTMQIHLHASRNNNSEAFRRLGADTGYDAMADGAVAAPLVGLLDQAQSSGVLPKTIIYSLNPNDYMAIATDLGCFGGEDRGQLQLGNAWWFNDTITGMRRQLEVVAETSLLGNSVGMTTDSRSFLSFPRHELFRRVLCGLLGDWAAQGIVPDDKGYLAPLVRAVSYENALALFDD; via the coding sequence GTGGCTTTCCTGGATGATGACTACCTGCTCGGGACGCAGTTGTCCCGGGAGCTGTTCCATGACGTGGCCGAGGACCTGCCCCTGGTGGACTATCACTGCCATCTGCGTGCCAAGGAGATCTATGAGGACCCCCATTTCGACAATATCGTCGATGCCTGGCTGACCGATGGACACAATTACGGCGATCACTACAAGTGGCGGTTGGAGCGGGCAAACGGGGTGCCGGAACGTCTGATTACCGGAGACGGCGATCCCTGGGATAAGTTCCTGGCCTACGCCCGCACCATGGAGCAGGCTGTGGGCAGTCCCGTCTATATCTGGACCCACATGGAACTGCGCCGGTACTTCGGCATTTCAGAGCCCTTGACCGTCGGGACCGCCCGGTCCATCTTCGAACGGACCAACGAACAACTGGCCGATCCGGGCTTCTCGCGTAGGGCCCTCCTGCGCAGGATGAAGGCCAAGGTCATCTGCACCACCGACTCCCCCGAGGACAGTCTGGAATACCATGAGCGGTTCGGCGATGAGGGGGAGTCCTTCAGGATGGTACCGGCCTTCCGCCCGGATGAGGCCCTGAATCCGGTCAGCAGCAGGTATGGGAGATGGGTCGGCACCATGGAGTCGGTCTGCGGAAGGTCCATGAACAGCTTCGGTGACCTGGTCGATGCCCTGCGGGAAAGGGTGGACTACTTCCATGAGCACGGTTCCCGGCTGGCTGACCACGGTGTGGATGCGGTGGAGTTCGCCCCGGCCACGGGCGAGGAGCTGGACGTCATCTTCAACAAGGTCAAGGCGGGCCGGGAGCTCGACGGGCGTGAACGGGCCCAGTACCGTGCCGCCCTCCTTCTTGAGCTGATGCGAGTCTACAAGAACAAGGGCTGGACCATGCAGATCCACCTTCACGCAAGCCGCAACAACAACTCCGAGGCCTTTCGGAGGCTGGGCGCCGATACGGGGTACGATGCCATGGCCGATGGTGCGGTGGCTGCACCCTTGGTGGGCCTTCTTGACCAGGCGCAGAGTTCGGGAGTACTGCCCAAGACCATCATCTATTCCCTCAATCCCAATGACTACATGGCCATAGCCACCGACCTTGGTTGCTTCGGCGGCGAAGACCGTGGTCAGCTTCAGCTGGGCAACGCCTGGTGGTTCAACGACACAATCACCGGGATGCGCCGTCAACTGGAGGTCGTGGCCGAGACCTCCCTCCTGGGCAATTCCGTAGGGATGACCACGGACTCCCGTAGTTTCCTCTCCTTCCCCAGGCACGAGCTCTTCCGCAGGGTGCTCTGCGGTCTTCTGGGTGACTGGGCCGCCCAGGGCATCGTACCCGACGACAAGGGGTATCTGGCCCCTCTGGTTCGTGCGGTCTCCTACGAGAATGCCCTGGCGCTCTTCGACGACTGA
- a CDS encoding LacI family DNA-binding transcriptional regulator, with protein sequence MKTEAGSEKGSSKVTIYDVARQAGVSPSTVSRTFSRPDRVSISTAQRVQQVADALGYHSDMVDSRSGSQGRGLVAVIVPDLGNQFFTGVIRNIQDECERFRFETMILETRESITKERRIVDTVAPVVSGIILVSPRMPDAMIRKCAQLRPLVSVNRDVRGVCSISIDVSKGACQAVDHLHTLGYRSLTYLDGPAASWSGGIRWRQIFSECDAKGITVKRSMPCAPTFYGGYSFAEKYLDDPTGAVIAHNDLMAIGLIVALRRLGCECPRDVSVIGFDNDTMSMVSTPPLTTIHMSLSALGRGAADLLMSRLAGAASSTPTPTPTVPAHLIIRQSTGAKSDKS encoded by the coding sequence ATGAAGACCGAAGCGGGTTCGGAGAAGGGCTCCTCCAAGGTCACCATATATGATGTGGCCCGTCAGGCCGGTGTATCACCCTCGACCGTTTCACGCACCTTTTCCCGCCCGGATCGGGTCAGCATCTCAACGGCACAGAGGGTTCAGCAAGTCGCTGATGCCCTGGGCTACCACAGCGATATGGTTGACAGCCGTTCGGGCTCCCAGGGTAGGGGGCTGGTGGCGGTCATCGTGCCCGACCTGGGCAACCAGTTCTTTACCGGAGTCATCCGCAACATCCAGGACGAGTGCGAGCGCTTCCGCTTCGAGACCATGATCCTGGAAACCAGGGAATCCATCACCAAGGAGCGCCGTATCGTCGATACCGTGGCACCTGTGGTCTCCGGAATCATCCTGGTTTCCCCGAGGATGCCGGACGCCATGATACGCAAGTGCGCACAGTTGCGCCCCCTGGTCAGTGTCAACCGTGACGTCCGGGGTGTCTGCAGCATCAGCATCGACGTTTCCAAGGGGGCGTGCCAGGCGGTGGACCACCTGCACACCTTGGGTTATCGAAGTCTGACCTACTTGGACGGGCCGGCGGCCTCATGGTCGGGAGGCATCCGCTGGCGGCAGATATTCAGCGAGTGCGATGCCAAGGGGATAACCGTCAAGCGCTCGATGCCCTGTGCCCCGACCTTCTACGGTGGCTATTCCTTCGCCGAAAAATATCTGGATGACCCGACGGGCGCGGTCATCGCCCACAACGACCTGATGGCGATCGGGCTGATCGTGGCCCTGAGGAGGCTTGGCTGCGAGTGCCCCCGGGATGTTTCGGTCATCGGGTTCGACAATGACACCATGTCCATGGTGAGCACACCGCCCCTGACCACCATCCACATGTCCCTGTCCGCCCTGGGGCGGGGGGCGGCCGATCTTCTCATGAGCCGTCTGGCAGGGGCCGCCTCATCCACGCCCACGCCCACTCCTACAGTCCCTGCCCACCTGATTATCCGGCAGAGTACCGGCGCCAAGTCGGATAAGTCCTAG
- a CDS encoding mannitol dehydrogenase family protein, which yields MLHLDDDMNSETAAWQEAGVTLPAFDTTSMRQATNQSPVWVHFGAGNLFRAVHAPIAQRLLDLGATDRGILVAESFDPSIIDQAYTPFDNRFLQVILRADGSMDAALIASVAGTYPLGENPESFQDLRQVFRDPGLQMVTTTITEKGYALVDSKGHALPWIAPEFEGGPTKAKSAIGVITALLLERYQAGAFPLALVSTDNFSRNGERFGQAVRRMADEWISRGLAGRDFGGYLDDDMRITFPLTMIDRITPNPDQEVGRRLEAMGMADMSPFRTRGGTAMAPYANTEETWYWVVEDDFPAGRPPLEKAGVYMTNKDTVNAADQMKVTTCLNPLHTALAVFGMLLGYPTMSETIADPDLKALVTRLGYVEGLPVVEDPGIFSPKEFLRQVIEVRIPNPGLPDTPARICTDTSQKMPVRYGNTISKYLCTDGLDASALEAIPLIIAAWLRLLVGSDGQGTDDAGRPVKLSPDPRLKELQGILSGIPLNGSAGRETLSTIIRPILADISVFGTDLNTTPLAGKITNALAAMCQGSDAVAGTLHQVARTW from the coding sequence ATGCTTCACCTGGACGACGACATGAACAGCGAGACCGCGGCCTGGCAGGAAGCCGGAGTAACCCTGCCTGCATTCGATACCACCTCAATGCGCCAGGCCACCAACCAGTCACCCGTCTGGGTCCATTTCGGGGCCGGCAACCTCTTCAGGGCCGTTCACGCCCCAATCGCCCAGAGGCTCCTGGACCTGGGCGCCACCGATCGGGGAATCCTGGTGGCCGAGTCCTTCGACCCGTCCATCATCGACCAGGCCTACACCCCCTTCGACAACCGTTTTCTCCAGGTCATCCTGAGGGCGGACGGGTCCATGGATGCCGCCCTAATCGCTTCCGTGGCGGGCACCTACCCTCTGGGAGAGAACCCCGAATCCTTCCAGGACCTCAGGCAGGTCTTCCGCGATCCCGGCCTGCAGATGGTCACCACGACCATCACCGAGAAGGGCTATGCACTGGTGGATTCCAAGGGGCATGCACTGCCCTGGATCGCCCCCGAATTCGAGGGGGGTCCGACCAAGGCCAAGAGCGCCATCGGAGTCATCACGGCCCTCCTCCTTGAGCGTTACCAGGCCGGAGCCTTCCCCCTGGCCCTGGTCAGCACCGACAACTTCTCTCGGAATGGGGAGAGGTTCGGACAGGCGGTCAGGCGAATGGCCGACGAGTGGATCAGTAGAGGACTGGCCGGGCGGGACTTCGGGGGCTACCTCGATGACGACATGAGGATAACCTTCCCCCTGACCATGATTGACAGGATCACCCCCAACCCCGACCAGGAGGTGGGACGAAGGCTTGAGGCCATGGGCATGGCCGACATGTCACCCTTCCGAACCAGAGGAGGGACCGCCATGGCCCCCTATGCCAACACCGAGGAGACCTGGTACTGGGTGGTTGAAGACGACTTCCCCGCAGGCCGACCGCCCCTGGAGAAGGCCGGGGTCTACATGACCAACAAGGATACGGTCAACGCCGCCGACCAGATGAAGGTCACCACCTGCCTGAACCCGCTCCACACGGCACTGGCCGTCTTCGGGATGCTCCTGGGGTATCCGACCATGTCGGAGACCATCGCCGACCCGGACCTCAAGGCCCTGGTCACCCGGCTGGGGTATGTGGAAGGACTCCCGGTGGTCGAAGACCCGGGCATCTTCTCCCCCAAGGAATTCCTCCGCCAGGTAATCGAGGTCAGGATACCCAATCCCGGTCTGCCCGATACGCCCGCCCGTATATGCACCGACACCTCCCAGAAGATGCCGGTCAGGTACGGAAACACCATCAGCAAGTACCTATGCACCGATGGTTTGGATGCAAGCGCCCTGGAAGCCATCCCCCTGATCATCGCCGCCTGGCTGCGGCTCCTGGTCGGTTCGGATGGACAGGGAACCGACGATGCCGGGAGGCCGGTCAAACTCAGTCCCGACCCCCGCCTCAAGGAACTCCAAGGCATCCTCTCCGGCATCCCCCTGAACGGCTCTGCAGGGAGAGAGACCCTGTCCACAATCATCCGGCCCATCCTGGCCGACATATCCGTCTTCGGCACCGATCTGAACACCACTCCGCTGGCAGGCAAAATCACCAACGCCCTGGCCGCCATGTGCCAGGGGTCGGATGCGGTGGCGGGCACCCTCCACCAGGTCGCACGCACCTGGTGA
- a CDS encoding mannonate dehydratase, with the protein MHMGFRWYGEGNDTISLDDIRQIPGVETIVWSLHHKQAGEVWQPGEIEEAMATITGLSARDRAAGIAKTFNADVVESVNVHESIKTGSTVLGMSRDQAIDAYIETVANLGKAGVRVVTYNFMPVFDWLRTEMFHPCPDGSTALYYNQHQVDQLSPQGIIDETLKGAGALTVPGWEPERLAHLPELMEAYQGMDHELMYANYKYFLDAVIPTCERYDVRLAVHPDDPAFDLFGWPRVVSSKEGIQRVLDLNPSPYNGLCLCLGSFSSRRGNDAVDAVRTFMDRIHFSHVRNIRFTDEEGSFFEVGHRASEGDVDTVGIMQAYAEADYQGYIRPDHGRHLWSENTEAGRPRPGYGLYDRAMGIQYLLGVWDAYRNNR; encoded by the coding sequence ATGCATATGGGATTCCGCTGGTACGGCGAAGGCAACGACACCATCAGCCTGGATGACATCCGCCAGATTCCGGGAGTGGAAACCATCGTCTGGTCCCTCCACCACAAGCAGGCCGGGGAGGTCTGGCAGCCGGGCGAAATCGAAGAGGCCATGGCCACGATAACCGGGCTTTCCGCCAGGGACCGCGCAGCCGGCATAGCCAAGACCTTCAACGCCGATGTGGTCGAATCGGTCAATGTCCATGAATCCATCAAGACCGGGTCGACGGTCCTGGGAATGAGCCGTGACCAGGCCATCGATGCCTACATCGAAACCGTGGCCAACCTGGGCAAGGCCGGGGTCAGGGTCGTTACCTACAACTTCATGCCGGTCTTCGACTGGCTGCGCACGGAGATGTTCCATCCCTGCCCCGACGGATCGACGGCCCTGTACTACAACCAGCACCAGGTGGACCAGCTCAGCCCCCAGGGCATCATCGACGAGACCCTCAAAGGAGCCGGGGCCCTGACCGTACCTGGCTGGGAGCCCGAGCGTTTGGCCCATCTCCCCGAGCTGATGGAGGCATACCAGGGGATGGATCATGAGCTTATGTACGCCAACTACAAGTACTTCCTGGATGCCGTGATTCCCACCTGCGAGCGCTACGACGTCAGGCTGGCCGTTCACCCGGACGACCCGGCCTTCGACCTGTTCGGATGGCCGCGCGTGGTCTCCAGCAAGGAGGGGATCCAGCGGGTACTTGATCTGAATCCCAGTCCTTACAACGGTCTCTGCCTCTGCCTGGGTTCCTTCTCCTCCAGGAGGGGGAATGACGCAGTCGACGCGGTCAGGACCTTCATGGACAGGATTCACTTCAGCCACGTCCGCAACATCCGTTTCACCGACGAGGAGGGGTCTTTCTTCGAGGTGGGCCACCGGGCCAGTGAGGGCGACGTGGACACCGTCGGCATTATGCAGGCTTACGCCGAGGCTGATTACCAGGGATACATCCGCCCCGACCATGGGCGGCACTTGTGGAGCGAGAACACCGAGGCCGGCAGACCCCGCCCAGGGTACGGCCTCTATGATCGTGCCATGGGCATCCAGTATCTGCTTGGCGTTTGGGATGCCTACCGGAACAACCGTTGA
- the eda gene encoding bifunctional 4-hydroxy-2-oxoglutarate aldolase/2-dehydro-3-deoxy-phosphogluconate aldolase produces the protein MNDVEKAAVAEDGTGLIDLIRRIRVVPLVTLHSVEEAVPLAKALAAGGVPIAEITFRSPAALEGMRAIHDQVPEVTLVAGTVHTVDQARQAVRVGCRGIVSPAFSDAVVDWCLGSLIPVLPGTATPSDIEKAYDRGLRFTKFFPAEAYGGVGTLKALSGPFAEMSFLPTGGVGLKNVREYMALPNVFAVGGSFPVPSPAQRRGDWKAVTEACVQARQLVQD, from the coding sequence ATGAACGATGTCGAAAAGGCGGCCGTTGCGGAAGACGGAACAGGACTGATCGATCTGATTCGCCGGATCAGGGTGGTCCCCCTGGTCACCCTGCATTCGGTCGAGGAGGCGGTCCCTCTGGCCAAGGCTCTGGCGGCCGGTGGGGTGCCCATCGCCGAGATCACCTTCCGCTCCCCGGCGGCCCTTGAAGGGATGAGGGCCATCCACGACCAGGTGCCTGAGGTGACCCTGGTGGCCGGAACCGTGCACACCGTCGACCAGGCCCGCCAGGCGGTCCGGGTCGGTTGCCGTGGAATCGTCTCGCCGGCTTTCAGCGACGCCGTGGTCGACTGGTGCCTGGGGTCCCTGATTCCGGTGCTGCCCGGAACCGCGACCCCGAGCGACATAGAAAAGGCCTATGACCGCGGTCTGCGCTTCACCAAGTTCTTCCCGGCCGAGGCCTACGGCGGCGTCGGAACCCTCAAGGCGCTCTCCGGTCCTTTCGCTGAGATGAGCTTCCTGCCCACGGGGGGAGTGGGGTTGAAGAACGTTCGCGAGTACATGGCCCTACCCAATGTCTTCGCCGTAGGCGGGAGCTTCCCCGTGCCGTCCCCGGCTCAACGCCGGGGCGATTGGAAGGCCGTTACCGAAGCCTGCGTCCAGGCCCGGCAATTGGTGCAGGACTGA
- a CDS encoding sugar kinase encodes MAASHDMVVSGVRPGKVLLVGESMGLFSAGEEGPCSEVGSFRASVAGAELNVAVGLERLGQHPVYMTRLGSDPIGDRIRCFMRQNDLDTSLVGTDASRSTGFMMKSKVERGDPKTYYFRKGSAASAISPSDIGSIDCAGISLMHMTGILPALSASTMEASEALMDMSRANRIFISFDPNERPALWKSDGHMRRTLLSLCAKADLVLPGISEGRHLFGLDKVRDIGQAFIDNGARYAVVKDGPDGAYATDGHEGVYVPGFKVDAVVDTVGAGDGFAAGVLSALLEGGPLSEALERGCAIGAMQTQVVSDNEGLPTRAELDDFMARHERADVADGTMEPVLVAPD; translated from the coding sequence ATGGCGGCTTCCCACGACATGGTTGTCAGCGGTGTCCGTCCCGGAAAGGTCCTTCTGGTTGGCGAGAGCATGGGGCTTTTCTCGGCAGGTGAGGAAGGCCCATGCAGTGAAGTGGGGTCCTTCAGGGCATCGGTGGCCGGTGCGGAACTCAACGTTGCGGTCGGCCTGGAACGGCTGGGTCAGCACCCGGTCTATATGACACGCCTCGGTTCCGATCCGATCGGAGATCGGATTCGATGCTTCATGCGCCAGAACGATCTGGATACCTCATTGGTGGGTACGGATGCCTCCCGTTCCACCGGCTTCATGATGAAGTCCAAGGTAGAGCGGGGCGACCCCAAGACCTACTACTTCCGCAAGGGGTCGGCGGCCTCGGCCATCAGCCCCTCCGATATCGGATCCATCGATTGCGCGGGTATCTCCCTGATGCATATGACCGGCATCCTACCGGCCCTTTCCGCCAGCACCATGGAGGCGAGCGAGGCCCTGATGGATATGTCCCGGGCAAACCGGATCTTCATCTCCTTCGATCCGAACGAACGCCCGGCCCTATGGAAGAGCGACGGGCATATGAGACGGACCCTCCTGTCCCTCTGTGCCAAAGCAGACCTGGTCCTGCCTGGCATCTCCGAAGGCAGGCACCTGTTCGGCCTGGACAAGGTCCGCGATATCGGCCAGGCCTTCATCGACAACGGTGCCCGCTACGCGGTCGTCAAGGACGGGCCGGACGGGGCCTACGCGACGGACGGCCACGAAGGGGTCTACGTTCCGGGTTTCAAGGTGGATGCGGTGGTGGACACGGTCGGTGCCGGTGATGGTTTTGCGGCAGGTGTCCTCTCTGCACTCCTGGAGGGCGGGCCCCTGTCGGAGGCTCTGGAGCGCGGGTGTGCCATCGGCGCCATGCAGACCCAGGTGGTCTCCGATAACGAGGGTCTGCCCACAAGGGCCGAACTGGACGACTTCATGGCTCGCCACGAACGGGCGGATGTCGCGGACGGGACGATGGAGCCGGTCTTGGTCGCCCCGGATTGA